The Zea mays cultivar B73 chromosome 7, Zm-B73-REFERENCE-NAM-5.0, whole genome shotgun sequence DNA segment CAAAACCACCGTGAGTTGTTTTGGAAGAGAAAAGGAGAAAAATGATTATGTTATTGAACTAGAAACTACGAAGCATAGGCAGGCGAAGCCACGATTCGTGTTTATGGGGACATCAGATTAATGCTTAAATGCACTAGAATTAAgagttagctgctaaaattagctaAAAACATCTAAACAATCTAACTAATAATTCAACTTTTAGAGTATCTCCATTATAGGTGTCCATTCGGGCCGTCCGGTCCGGTCTAAACCTAAAAAGGCTCGGCCCGTTTAAATTTCGGACTGGCCTATCCCGTTTAAATTTCGGGACATGCCAGACCAGCCCTCGGCCTACGGCCTGgcacgtaattgcttaaacgtgccagGCTTATTTCGGACGGCCTGAAATTATAAAAAGCCTGAAATTCAATTTTTGTCTTGGAATTTATTTTTTGACCCGAAATTCACACCGCGGCCCTAAATTCACATgcgagccctaaattcaaaacaaatttaataaaacaaataaaagctaAGATAAATAAATTGaaccaaaagcaaacttaatatttgtattaagttactagagctatgcaatgactacctcgtttaaaaatcattttgttagaacgaaaaagagtataatcaactCTATACATAGTTCATAAGTtcagtttattatctaatgttcataacaaaagtaaaattacatcacatactctaatttgaaactaaaaaacatctaactagcatcatctttagctttgtgttctttatcaagtacatgaaagtgtgggatgaagtgtggttttaatgAATATATGgaccttttcgtgcctctatatgagccatttcgtgcctgccttaaacgggtcatgctcgtgcccgcccatgggtcGCGACCCCGGCTCAAACCTGGCCCGATATATCGTGCTGGCCCGACACTAAAATATTTCGAATTGGGCCTGGGCTGTGCTTTtttcgtgcttcgggccggccatCAGGCTcgacccaaatgtacacctaaatTATCATTTAAAAAGTCATTTGTATAAAAATTGTTTTCTATTCAATCTCCAATAGTCCTCATATATCTTGTTGTACTCTAAAGAGCTATTCACGTTTTCTATATTTGGCTAGCGAGAAACTCGGAATAGAATATGATTATATTTGCATAGTCATTTAGATAAGTTGTTGGAGAGTTTTTTTACAAAAGTATCTATTTATATAGATTAGGAAGAATATAGAGAGCCTCTTGTAGTTGTCcttagctacttttagcaaattagctaatTAGAATAACTTTAAGAGACTAGATATATGGTTTTGTAAAAGTAAATTTAGCTAATATTAGAATAAAAATGTATCTAATAGACTCTGTAAACGACACTTCAAATTTAGTGGCTCTCTATCCCTCTACCTTCGCTCTATATTTTTGGATAGCCTGCTTCACTCTACATTCAGTCCATATGTTTATCGAGTTTGTTGGATTAGCCTACACTTTTTTTTTGTAAAATCTATTTTAGAGTAGCTAAATCGGTAAATTTGGCTAGTCTTTTTAGCTAATTCTACTATTAATttttttagctaactaactattaacTCTAGTGTATTCAAACACCCTACTATGAGATATTTTGCATTATGTACATAGTGATTAAGTAAAAAAATAATATTCATAAAAAAGTAAAAAAATAATAGCTTCTATGGAATTAGGGGTGCATTTTCGCTGCTGTTgctccgaagaaagcttcagtttTGCTGATCAACGAGTTAAAGATTAGATAGAGGCATAGAGCTAATCCAGTTGGACATGGATACGAGGATACCAGGTTGCAACCCACCCCAGCGTGAATGCGCGGTTGCAAAATGCAAGTATGCATGTAACAAGGGTCAATGTCAGTACGTACACAGGATCGAATGGTGTAGTGCATGGTGTAGTGCTAGTTTACACACAATAGGGACTCTCGAACCAGCGGCAGCTCGCCAGCTCCACAGCATGGACGTCAGTATGCCAAAATCTACGACAACACCAGTTTGGCACGCTACAGTCTACACCATTGTGTGCCCTGTAGCACACATCCATCCATCATCACTCAGATTTCAGAACATGACCGATGACCATTATCCATTCATTTCAGTTAGCACGCTTCAATTCAAATGCTCAAACAAACCATAAGCTACGTGCCACAACCACCACCATACATCATGCATAGTCTAGTAAAATCATACACCATGATTAACTTActactccgttcttttttatttgtcacggtttagtttaaaaataaactcgcagacgacaaatattcgagaacggaactATACTAAGGTGGCATCCCACCAGCTACAAAATAGACATAGGCAGTTCTGATACGTACTGCAAGATAACATATACCCCTGTGGTCCAACAGCATGCTATCCGTTACTCATTACTACATTATTCCAGCCTACACAAAACACAACACCATATCCAGATTATATACAGATAGTAAGTACTTCAGTTCCATCGAGCAGGCTCTGCAGGTTTAAAATATCCTCGGGAATCGGGAGCCTCCCACACTCGCGCTGCAGAAGAAAGCAGCAAGATTCGTAACGTGATCCTGATACCACAAATTGTAACTTGCACCAAATCGACAAGAGTATGGGATTATGTGTAACAAATGTGTAACAGAACATAAGGTCATTACCTTAGTAGCAATCCTGGCTTATGATTCCCTGAGTCACTGGGCTGATACTTACCGAGCACGATATGAGCCCCTGGATAAGCAGGAGTGTTAAGAGGTTTGATTTTGACCCACACGAGGAATTGCATGAAGAAATAACGTGAAGATATAAATTGAGGTGCTGCGTTAAGAAACCAACAGTACCAGTAACAGCTACATGGCAAACATAAATACTCTGAAACGGTAAGAGGCCAGAGCCCTTCATTAGGAAATGTGCCTACTGCATTCTGCTCTGGCATAGATCGTTACTATTTATGTTTTCATTAAGGAAGCACGAGAGATTGAAATAAAAAGGGTGAGTGAGCAAACTAATGCTCCCTTATCAGGTACAAACATCATCTAACAGTAGCTTCTATGACACAAACTTCAAGAGTAGAGGACATATAATACTTCACGAGCTATATACTCACTGTTTTTGCATTTTAATGGCTCAATACATTCCAATTCTTTGGAATATGTTCTTTGTGTTATAGCAATTCTCGCAATTTTTTCAAATGGATCTGTTCCAGGTACCTCAAACCTTGCATCAGTTAGTTATCAAATCTGGAATATCTGTTCCCACTTGTACATGTCACCATCAAACGTGACATGAGGTATGTGCTAACTTTCAGAATTGAAATCTCATGTTCTAGCTACTGTAATAGTGCATGCCTCTATGCTCTAACAAATCTAGAGGCGCCTTTCATGGAGAAGATAGTAAATTACCTACATGGACAAGTACTTTTGCATTATCCTAATCAAATGTTCAGCGAAATATTTAAGTATATATATTGAGAGAAAAAAAGAGAGACAACTTTCGATGATAAATCTAACAGTATGTTTCCATATAGATATTTCATACTTGTGTGTAAGTAATTGAACTGTTGACAGCCATTCAGCCTGTTTAAAACATTTACCTCAGTGCttagccccccccccccacccacaCACACACACCTTTAATTTATGTTTGCCCCCTAGAACAGGTTACCATCGTTTAGCTGAACACTGGTGCCAGCTTGTTCCTTTGATGACTCTTATTTGTCCACAATCCTTTTTTTCCTTCACCCATCCACACCAACAAAATCATGCAATTGATTACTTTATGTTAATGATTCTTCAATGACAATTTGTGGTACTGTTCATTGCAGTTAACATCTATATAATTAGTTTTCCATATTTGTATTGTCATTGAAAAAGAACAGTATTTTTTAACAAGCCTGATTGTTAGAACAAGCTTGCCTAAGGCCACATTCATGTGGAGACTAAACCATATTTCAACACGAATACTCTGAGCTATACCTGCACTTCAGGACAAAAACTGTGTTGTTTGTACAAATATATAATGGAGGTAAACAGACTAACAAAGTCATGCAAAAAAAAACTATAATTTTACAAATGGACTACAAAACCTTTTGGCTCCATATGTGTACTGGTATAAATAACTTTTTTTTGACAGTTCCCTTGCATCAGCAAATACATTTATGGGCAAATTAACAGATTCACATCTGATACAGGAACAGCCTAATGACAATAACCCATTATTGGCCATATAAAAATTAGATTCTTCTCACAGATAAAAATTGAAGGTTGATAAGTcccttttattaacatggaaatgcCAAGCCAAAGAACCAGCAAATACATTTATGGGCAAATTAACAGATTCACATCTGATACAGGAACAGCCTAATGACAATAACCCATTATTGGCCATATCTTAGTAACCGGAAACTGGGAACTTGGCCACGTTCCTCGTTCCGGGAACGTTCGTTCCGTTCCGGGAACGTGGGAACAATCTCGTTCCAGTAGTGTTAAATCCTAGTTTTTGTAGCGTTCCGCGTACCACGTTCCCGTTCCTCGATCCCATCGATCCGGGAACCTGGTTACTAAGGGCCATATAATAATTAGATTCTTCTCACAGATAAAAATTGAAGAAGGTTGATAAATCccctttattaacatggaaatgcCAAGCCAAAGAACTATGACACCAAGAGATATGATGGTGAACCATATTCCATATTCGCCTACCACCATGTATGATAGTCCTGTCCATATAAATGCTAGGAACATGTTCTATGGAATAAAAAAACTATTTTCCAGCTGTCCATTCCATACCCGAGCTATCACTGTCATGCACTTATGAATGAAGCATCCATACCACTAATTTTGACAATTCTTTTCAATCGAGATTCAATCACAAGTTCACAACTAATATCATCATTCACGAAAACTAGGAACCATTAAAAATGAAACAATATCACTATTAACATCTTAGGTGAACAAAGAGACGTCCTTATAAACATTCAAAATTGCAAATCCCGTTCAGCAATCCAGACCATTCAAACAATGAAAAGCGTGCATAAGCTAAGCCCAGAAGAGTTGAATCTGGCCCCTGATAACTTAACTCAAATCCTTAGATCTTACAAATTAATACTTATAAACAGATCCAACAGCTAAAAATGTTGAAGTTATAGCATTTCATGTCCTTAAGTGTTAGAAATCTCTAGCCCAATTCCAAACTATTGGTAACGGGAGGATAACAAAGTCCGTAACAATCTACCGCGAGAAGACGAGAATACCCAATTACCTTCACAGGAATGTGGAAACGGAACACCTTGATCGAGCCGACTACCTCAGATACGATCTCAAGCGGCACTGACCCCGCGGCCACGTCCCCGATGAGCTCGATCACGTCATCCAGCACCTTCCCGGCGTCCACCCACACCTCAGCATCCGCATAGACCTCATTCCTGGCCGCAAGCTCGCCGGACCCGGGCCACGCTTTGGCGGCCCCGAGCAGGTGTCCGCGGTAGGAGACGGCGGCGGAGACCGCGCGGTAGCGGAGCGGGAGGACGAAGCCGGGGTTGCTGACGCGGAGCCGCAgcgcgaggccgaggccgaggacgGGCGGCTGCGCGCGGAAGCTGTCGACACGGAGGTCGGCGacgcgggcggccggggcggacgggtagaggaggaaggcgagcCCCGCGAGGAGCGCGAGGAAGAGGAGGAGCGGGAGCGCGCGCGCGCAGAATCGGCGGAGGCAGGACGCGCGGCGCGGGCGCAGGCGGCGGAGGCGCACGAGCATCGGGGAGCAGGGGGACggcacgaagacgagcgtcggggccggcggcggcggtggggcGGGCTGCACGTAGGAGGCGGCCGGGTAGGCGTAGTAGGGTTGTTGAGGGGGCTGCGGCGGCACGAGGAGAGGCTGCCCTAGGTGCGCGTGCGCCTTCTCGCCGTCGCCGGTCGCCGCCGCCGCGGATGCCATCGCCGACGCGGTTGCGGGAGAAGCGGGGGATCTGGTTGGGGATGGGTACAATTTCGTAGTGGGCTGGGAACTTGAGGATCCGGCTCCAATAGGAATTTGACACGCGGACGCTGCAAGAGTGATGGGGAAAGGATTGTCATTTGTCAGAGACCCACAGCCCAGGGGGACTTGTTGGCAACCGGCGGGCTGATTCTTTCCGTTGCTGAAAAACTGCACTATTGATCTGACCTGTTCGGGCGCCGCCGCCCACCCTCTCCAGCTCGGCCCATGTCGGTCAGGTTGGGCCCGTGGGCCGTGGCTGATAAACTGCATGGTTAAAGAAATTTCAAAATAGCAAATAGGATAACTGGAAAATATGTGGACAGAAGCATCATTCGAACATTTACCAGCACAGTAGTGTTTGGTTCCAGAGCCTATTTGGACGGAATGACTCTATTCCAGATTCTGAATATGGAATGACTCGATTCTGTGTTTGGCAATCAGAACAGAGCCACCCTGTTTTTCTGTTTGGTTCTAGTGTGAAGACTCTATCCTATGTTTGGCaccatattattattattattattatatatatatatcaaatataattatattaaatataaccatatatattaCGTTTGGAAACATGCGGTCTTgtcaaatattaaataaatatattatatatatatatctcggcgtttcgaacccgcgaggaccgtcaaccgaccaataaatttgttgctgcgtgtccctgcccagataggatgatgcaagatggaacacaagagggaaatatGGCTTATATTATCTCGcatcggggtgctcgtagtaggggttacaagcgtcgcgagacagcgagggcgagagcgagagggTGTCGTCCAACGTTGTCAGTGTTGCAACGTCTGTCCAggacgtgccttaggaaggccctggacatccccctttatagatacaaggagatgtccAGCTGTAcaagggggtgtagctatgtgctatcgtggctggcggagaagtaccttgagccctgtagaagcatagctgtcggcgcggcatggatcctgctgacgttgtcttgcttccgtaggggggtttgagagcaaccgacgtcatgggcgcacgcgggggaccatcattacctgttaccggagtgaccttagatgggacaccggtcttgttccttcgtagcctgaggcagctagctaggagtagggtaatgatgtatcccctgtggcgtagtcggtccgaggcccaggtcgggcgaggtggagatcttcttctgaggccgaggctgaggccgaggactgaggtcaggcgaggcggagctccctgttgcgcccgaggccaaactcgtgggagatcgtgactcagttttatcctggtggttggcacagtagccggagcggggcgaacaacgctgttttcctgtcagatcggacagtaaagggggcgaagtgactgcggtcacttcgatcttgccgactgaggcacgcgtgtcaggataaggtgtcaagcgatccccgcattaaatgcgcatgcgatacagtcggttggtaaggcaatttggccaaggtcgctgcacgacaaagtctgcccacgctaggcttcgggcgagccgagggtgcgtctgctgactgaggggaccctcggcgaggcgtgaatccgtccgagactactgttcccgcccaaggctaggctcggatgaggtcgcgtccctcggcagacgtggccttgacttgaaccgcgctttatcagctgtgtatggtttgttctgaagatgttttccagccggattaaggagcGTTGGAGGTACCCCtagttacggtacccgacaatagcccccgagccccaaagggagtgcgggcactcgcttggaggttctgccggattttgcaaggggaccgacccttctcggttgtattttgttccggtgggtgcgcgcgagcgcacccgccgggtgtagtgaaagggaaatgtgcccttgggccatttctaagtattttggtgattgagtgcaaacacaagggcctaaatgtgaatttatgtacatggatgaacaaagtgaaaatcatgaagtaaaggtatgtttctaagccttagtacattggttttaagtactaatatatttgtctaagtgttagaaacagaaagaagaagaatagagaaaaggagaagggacttggctgtgtgctgccaagacccagctcggtctggagcaccggactgtccgatgtgcaccggacagtgtccggtgcgccaggctggcgcgtctcgaactggccgctctcggaaaattggccggcggcgtacggctaaaattcaccggactgtccggtgtgcaccggactgtccggtgagccaacggtcggccagggccaacggtcggccgcgcaatccgcgcgggacacgtggccgtgccaacggtcggaagacagcaccggactgtccggtgtgcaccggacatgtccggtgcgccaacagcgccagatctgccaacggtctgcaacggtcgtcttcgccgtttaaggaaacaaatcgggcaccggacagtgtccggtgtgcaccggactgtccggtgcccccgacgacagaaggcaagggtggccttccggatttgctctcaacgccccctagctgccttggggctataaaaggagcccctaggcgcatggaggagacacacaagcaacctttgagcattcttgatcatccacactaagtctctgcgcattcgtttgtgtttctaagtgattcgagctctgttctaagtgagaactctgagatagtcttgtgagctcgattcttggccgtgtgtgtgcgcttttgctgtggatttgtgtgtgttgcttccctcccttactctgtgtttcatttgtgatcatatacttgtaagggcaagagactccaatttgtggagattccttgcaaacgggatagtgaaaggaaaacaaaacaccgtggtattcaagtgggtctttggaccgcttgagaggggttgattgcaaccctcgtccgttgggacgccacaacgtggagtaggcaagcgttggtcttggccgaaccacgggataaaaccactgtgtcactctgtgcttgattctcttgtggtactgtgttttgttgagacttcaccttagccacttggcaataatcgtgctaacacttaacaagtttttgtggcttaagtttgaagtttttacaggatcacctattcaccccccccccctctaggtgctctcaattggtatcggagccgttctcttcacaaagggactaaccgcccgaagagatggatcctaaggggaagggtatagtgatcaacgacaaagagaaggaatccttcgtcaacgagccgaaggacgataagcctaccgactccggctcgggccaaagacggaaggaagggaagaagaagaagaccaggcgcatcaaggagatcgtctactacgacagcgacgagtctacttcttcccaaaaggacgaggaccacaacgactacgagaaaagaaaaccggttaattcgaacttttcttttgattactctcgtattccgcaaagttcacattctcatttgctctccattccactcggcaagcccccacactttgatggagaggactacggattttggagccacaaaatgcgtagtcacctattctctctccatcctagtatatgggagattgtagagagtggaatgcattttgatagttcggatagtcccatgttcattaatgaacaaattcataagaatgcacaagctactactgttcttctagcttccttgtgcaggaatgaataccataaggtgagcggcttggataacgccaagcaaatctgggacaccctcaagatttctcatgaggggaacgacgtcaccttactcaccaagatggagttggtggagggcgagcttggacggttcgcaatgataaggggcgaggagccaacgcaaacatacaatcggctcaagactcttatcaacaagataagaagctacaggagcacgcgatggacggaccacggcgtcgtccgcctaatgctaaggtcatttaccgttcttgatcctcacttggtgaacaatatacgtgaaaatcccaggtacaccaagatgtcgcccgaagaagttcttgggaaatttgttagcgggcgaatgatgatcaaggaggcgagatatgtggacgacgccttgaatggtccgatcaacgagccgcaacctctcgctctcaaggcaacacgaagcaaggaggcgctacctagcaaggtggcacaaattgaggcggctggactcaacgatgaagaaatggccctcattatcaagagattcaagacggtgctaaagggtcgcaatggacagccgagcaagactaagaccaaggggaagcgatcatgcttcaaatgcggtaagcttggtcattttattgctaactgtcctgataatgatagtgaccaggaaaaggggaacaagagggaaaagaagaagcattacaagaaggcaaaaggcgaggcgcatctaggcaaggagtgggactcggattgctcctcgtccgactccgacaatgaaggactcgccgccactgccttcaacaaatcggctctcttccccaacgagcgtctcacatgtcttatggcaagggagaagaaggtgagtactcaagactccacttatgcttcttctagtgatagtgagtctagtgatgatgacatagattattcatgcttgttcaagggcttagatagatctaaggtagataaaatcaatgaattgattgatgcattgaatgaaaaggataggcttttagaaaagcaggaggatttattgtatgatgaacatgataaatttgtagaggcacaaaaatcatatgctttagaagtaaaaagaaatgaaatgctttcttatgaactatctacttgtcatgaaaccatttctactttacaaggtgttaacaatgatttaaatgctaagttagaagtagcaaataaatctaattcttgt contains these protein-coding regions:
- the LOC100216939 gene encoding uncharacterized protein LOC100216939 — encoded protein: MASAAAATGDGEKAHAHLGQPLLVPPQPPQQPYYAYPAASYVQPAPPPPPAPTLVFVPSPCSPMLVRLRRLRPRRASCLRRFCARALPLLLFLALLAGLAFLLYPSAPAARVADLRVDSFRAQPPVLGLGLALRLRVSNPGFVLPLRYRAVSAAVSYRGHLLGAAKAWPGSGELAARNEVYADAEVWVDAGKVLDDVIELIGDVAAGSVPLEIVSEVVGSIKVFRFHIPVKGLISCSVSISPVTQGIISQDCY